TACCCTTACTGTCCAGGGTTGTGTATTATGCCCGCTGGGCGCCAATGCGGCGTAATATAACAAATCAGCCAGCTCCGGTTCCAGACCCGCTGGATAATTAACAGGTTTCTCCCGTTCAATTGGCTGTAGCTGTTCCAGTGAATTATATAGGGAAAAACCTCCTGCTAGTGCAAGAGCACTGCCGCTGTAAGCAATAAACTGCCTTCTGTTCATGAGTCTGCCTCCTAACCGGGGAATGCATATCATATAGCTTCCTTTTCCCCGCTTTGATTAACCTTTTAAGGCCCCGTTCATCACGGCTTGTTAGCCGGACCGTAGCATAAGTTTACTTCACTTTTATATGATTAGTTTTAAGAAACTAACTATTTTTTTTATATAAACCCGCTTAGTCGCGGGTCATCTGATTTATCACTTTATTTAAAAGAAACGTAAAGGTGCTTTGCTCTTCCTCATCCAGCATAGCTAAAATAGAAGCGGCAAACTGGCGATAGCCCTTGTCTTCCAGTTTAATTACTTCCTTGCCCTTTTGGGTCAGGCTGACATACACAACACGCAAATCGTCCTTGGATATGATTTTTTCAATATAACCGCACTGTAAAAGCTTATTAACCGTTACGGTAACGGTAGATTTTTGTACACCAAACAGATCGGCCAGTTCCGTGATTGTGACATTAGCCCGTTCGCTGATTACATGCAGATAATGCAATTGGGTTATTGACAAATTGAACAGCTCTTTCGAGTCCGGCGTATCTTCCTTATAGCGGCGCATGCTCTCCCGCATTGATTCCGATATGATGTTGATTCCCTTAACAATGACTTCCTCTTGCTGCATAAAGATACCTCTCAACTAGTTAGTTTTACACAACTAATATAATCCTACCCTTACTTTTTGTCAAGCTTGCATTCTTCACACATAAAAAATTAAAATAACTTTTTTACTACAATTTCGTACTACACCGGCGAACTGGTTTCTCATTCCCATTCGTTCGGCATATTTTCAAAAATAACATATCCACCACCCAAAACAGCAATATTGTTGAACTAAATTTTCCACCGGCAGGAAGACCAAACGGTGTAGCGGGAATATATAAATGATGCTCATCATGTGGAGTCATACATTGTTCATAACAGAAAGAGCTGATTATTGTGAACCTAGCCATCGTATTTACCCTCTTCTTTGCTTCCCTGCTCTTTAGCGTTTACCAGGGAATCGCTATACTTTATCCGCTTCTCCTGGGCCTCATCTGCTTCCTGCTACTATCCCGCCGCCGGGGCTATCCCCTTTCCCATTTGCTGGCCATGATGCTGAACGGCTCGAAGCAGTCCCTACTTGTAATCAAAATCTTTGTACTGATTGGTGTCCTGACTGCCGTCTGGAGAGCTTGCGGAACTATTTCGTTCATCGTCTATTATGGAATCGCTTTTATCAGTGCAAAGTACTTTCTATTATCTGCTTTTCTGTTGTGCTGCCTGGTTTCCTTCCTGCTGGGAACCTCCTTCGGTACTGTGGGCACGATCGGTATTGTGCTTATGGTTTTAGCCAAAAGCGGCCAGGTGGACGTCAACATGACGGCAGGAGCTATCATTGCCGGCGCTTATTTTGGTGATCGTTGTTCTCCCATGTCCTCAAGCGCCAACCTGATAGCCGTATTAACCAATACCGACCTATACATAAACGTAAAAAACATGCTGAAAACCTCATGGCTGCCCTTTGCGCTATCCGTCATTGGCTATCTGTATTTATCCCGTTTTAATCCCCTCACTGTTTACGATAATACAATGGCCCAGGAGATAGTCACAGCTTTTAATTTGGACATGGTGGTACTGTTTCCCGCCATCATTATCCTTCTCCTGGCCTTTTGGCGGGTTGATGTGAAACGGTCCATGACCATCAGCATTATAGCCGGTATTTTAATTGGCTACTTTGTTCAGGGTATTTCTCTTTTCCCCATGCTGAAATATATAATCTTAGGTTACAGTATGGAGAAAAACGGCTTCTTTGCCGATATCATCCAAGGCGGCGGCCTGGTCTCCATGGTAAAAGTTTCACTCATTGTGCTGATTTCTTCCGCTTACTCAGGCATTTTTAAAGGTACCGGCCTCTTGAATGACCTGGAAGAGCTTTTTGAGAAACTTAGCAAAAAAGTACAGGTATACCCGACGCTTATTCTGTCCAGCCTGGCAGCGGCCGCTTTCAGTTGCAATCAAACCCTGGCTGTTATGCTTACCCATCAATTTTCCGGTAAAAGTTATGAAGTCAGGCGCTTGAGCAGATATCGACTGGCGGTTGACCTGGAGAATACAGTTATTTTAATCTCTGTTTTAATTCCGTGGAATATTGCCGGAGCTTTTCCTGCGGCAGCATTATCGGCGGATGCCGGCTTCATACTCTATGCGTTCTACCTGTATCTCGTTCCCCTGACTAATTTATTTATATCCAAGC
This portion of the Propionispora hippei DSM 15287 genome encodes:
- a CDS encoding Na+/H+ antiporter NhaC family protein, with amino-acid sequence MNLAIVFTLFFASLLFSVYQGIAILYPLLLGLICFLLLSRRRGYPLSHLLAMMLNGSKQSLLVIKIFVLIGVLTAVWRACGTISFIVYYGIAFISAKYFLLSAFLLCCLVSFLLGTSFGTVGTIGIVLMVLAKSGQVDVNMTAGAIIAGAYFGDRCSPMSSSANLIAVLTNTDLYINVKNMLKTSWLPFALSVIGYLYLSRFNPLTVYDNTMAQEIVTAFNLDMVVLFPAIIILLLAFWRVDVKRSMTISIIAGILIGYFVQGISLFPMLKYIILGYSMEKNGFFADIIQGGGLVSMVKVSLIVLISSAYSGIFKGTGLLNDLEELFEKLSKKVQVYPTLILSSLAAAAFSCNQTLAVMLTHQFSGKSYEVRRLSRYRLAVDLENTVILISVLIPWNIAGAFPAAALSADAGFILYAFYLYLVPLTNLFISKPSAAKATDSIAPNAGNNKET
- a CDS encoding MarR family winged helix-turn-helix transcriptional regulator; this encodes MQQEEVIVKGINIISESMRESMRRYKEDTPDSKELFNLSITQLHYLHVISERANVTITELADLFGVQKSTVTVTVNKLLQCGYIEKIISKDDLRVVYVSLTQKGKEVIKLEDKGYRQFAASILAMLDEEEQSTFTFLLNKVINQMTRD